From a region of the Janthinobacterium sp. 61 genome:
- the coq7 gene encoding 2-polyprenyl-3-methyl-6-methoxy-1,4-benzoquinone monooxygenase has protein sequence MTANRHFDPLDRLIVGADKALRVIAGVASASRPTPAAHAPDAELSTAEQRHSAGLMRVNHVGEVCAQALYNSQARFAHSPAIRAQFDEAGREEEDHLAWTAQRLTELGSRLSLLNPLWYAGSFALGTIAARMGDGRSLGFVVETERQVEAHLASHLQELPPQDAKSRAIVKQMAMDEVEHGAAAQRLGAIDTPAPVKALMGIMGKVMTKTAYYI, from the coding sequence ATGACCGCGAACCGCCATTTTGACCCCCTGGATCGTTTGATTGTTGGCGCCGACAAGGCCCTGCGCGTCATCGCGGGCGTGGCTTCGGCCTCGCGCCCCACGCCGGCCGCGCACGCGCCCGATGCGGAGCTGAGCACGGCCGAGCAGCGCCACAGCGCCGGCTTGATGCGCGTCAATCACGTGGGCGAAGTATGCGCGCAAGCCCTGTACAACTCGCAGGCGCGCTTTGCGCACAGCCCGGCCATCCGCGCCCAGTTCGATGAGGCGGGACGCGAAGAGGAAGACCACCTGGCCTGGACGGCGCAGCGTTTGACGGAGCTGGGCTCGCGTTTGAGTCTGCTCAATCCTCTGTGGTATGCGGGTTCCTTTGCGTTGGGCACCATCGCCGCGCGCATGGGCGACGGCCGCAGCCTGGGTTTTGTGGTGGAAACAGAGCGACAGGTGGAAGCGCACCTGGCCAGCCATTTGCAGGAATTGCCGCCGCAGGACGCCAAGTCGCGCGCCATCGTCAAGCAGATGGCGATGGACGAAGTGGAACACGGCGCCGCCGCCCAGCGCCTGGGCGCCATCGATACCCCGGCGCCCGTGAAGGCGCTGATGGGCATCATGGGTAAAGTGATGACAAAAACGGCTTACTATATTTAG
- a CDS encoding ABC transporter permease has protein sequence MWTIYLKELLELTRDRKTLIFTILIPIFAMPLIFGGFAYVSNNMFKNAKTAEMRYSLFGKDHSPGLSARFAQQNNLREVPLASEGDIRRAIGDDTIKFAVVIPPHFEEALQQQQQAKVTLHYNSASTVDVTQQRVREIVDTYNASLREGALSALNLSPAQLAFALHPIVLDKQSTANEREQMGAVIGGLLPYLLLMVCLTAAMYPAIDLGAGEKERGTLETLLLAPVPRSAIVLAKFLVLFTVGMTSAVLMVGSMGALLAIFGSSLEGHMAVMVRSIGLPDLAMVTLMLVPTAAIFASLLLSISIYAKSYKEAAGMITPLMLFVILPTVAAMLPGVELNWIWAMVPLTNVSLAMKELVKGTMDYRMFGVILASTTVIAGALLMLCRWWFNRESVLFRN, from the coding sequence ATGTGGACCATTTATCTGAAAGAGTTGCTGGAGCTCACGCGCGACCGCAAGACGCTGATCTTCACCATCCTCATCCCCATCTTTGCCATGCCGCTGATCTTTGGCGGCTTCGCCTACGTCTCGAACAATATGTTCAAGAACGCCAAGACGGCGGAAATGCGCTACAGCTTGTTCGGCAAGGACCATTCGCCGGGCCTGAGCGCGCGTTTTGCCCAACAGAACAACCTGCGCGAAGTGCCGCTGGCCAGCGAGGGGGACATCCGCCGCGCCATCGGCGACGACACCATCAAGTTTGCCGTCGTCATCCCACCCCACTTTGAAGAAGCGCTGCAGCAACAACAGCAAGCCAAGGTGACCCTGCATTACAACAGCGCCAGCACGGTCGACGTGACCCAGCAAAGGGTGCGCGAAATCGTCGACACCTACAACGCCAGTCTGCGCGAAGGGGCGCTGTCGGCCCTGAACCTGAGTCCGGCCCAGTTGGCCTTCGCCCTGCACCCCATCGTGCTCGACAAACAATCGACCGCCAACGAGCGCGAGCAGATGGGCGCCGTCATCGGCGGCCTGCTGCCCTATCTGCTGCTGATGGTGTGCCTGACGGCGGCCATGTATCCGGCCATCGACCTGGGCGCCGGCGAAAAGGAGCGGGGCACCCTGGAAACCCTGCTGCTGGCGCCCGTGCCGCGCAGCGCCATCGTATTGGCCAAGTTCCTCGTGCTATTTACCGTCGGCATGACGTCCGCCGTGCTGATGGTCGGCAGCATGGGCGCCCTGCTGGCCATCTTCGGCAGCTCGCTCGAGGGCCACATGGCCGTCATGGTGCGCAGCATCGGCTTGCCCGACCTGGCCATGGTGACCCTGATGCTGGTCCCGACGGCCGCCATCTTCGCCTCGCTGCTGCTGTCGATCTCGATCTACGCAAAAAGCTACAAGGAGGCGGCCGGCATGATCACGCCGCTGATGCTGTTCGTCATCCTGCCCACGGTAGCGGCCATGCTGCCCGGCGTGGAGCTGAACTGGATCTGGGCCATGGTGCCGCTGACGAACGTGTCTCTGGCCATGAAGGAACTGGTGAAAGGCACCATGGATTACCGCATGTTCGGCGTGATCCTGGCTTCGACCACGGTGATCGCAGGCGCCCTCTTGATGCTGTGCCGCTGGTGGTTTAACCGCGAATCGGTCCTCTTCCGTAATTGA
- a CDS encoding ABC transporter ATP-binding protein produces MELQIRKLSKTYANGVVALDNVSLTIPPGMFGLLGPNGAGKSTLMRTLATLQECDSGSIFFGDYDVLDDKDEIRRMLGYLPQDFGLYPKVTAYELLDHFAMLKGLSQKARRREVVDGLLQQTNLFDVRHQRLGGFSGGMRQRFGIAQALLGDPKLIIVDEPTAGLDPQERVRFHNLLSDIGEDKTVILSTHIVSDVADLCANMAIINKGHLLLCGKTQELIDEVSCKIWARFVEKKELASFQQRHAVISTRLLSGRTLIHVYSDDDPGDGFEEAIGDLEDLYFATIAGRHRVAPQCD; encoded by the coding sequence ATGGAATTGCAGATTCGCAAATTGTCGAAGACCTACGCGAATGGCGTGGTGGCGCTGGATAACGTATCGCTGACAATACCGCCCGGGATGTTTGGCTTGCTGGGCCCGAATGGCGCCGGCAAGTCGACCCTGATGCGCACCCTGGCCACACTGCAGGAATGCGATTCCGGCTCCATCTTCTTCGGCGACTACGACGTGCTCGACGACAAGGACGAGATCCGCCGCATGCTGGGCTACCTGCCGCAAGACTTCGGCCTGTACCCGAAAGTGACGGCTTACGAATTGCTCGACCACTTCGCCATGTTAAAAGGGCTGTCGCAAAAGGCGCGCCGGCGCGAGGTCGTCGATGGCCTGTTGCAGCAAACCAATCTGTTCGACGTGCGCCACCAGCGCCTGGGCGGCTTTTCCGGCGGCATGCGCCAGCGCTTCGGCATCGCCCAGGCCCTGCTGGGCGACCCGAAACTGATCATCGTCGACGAGCCGACGGCTGGCCTTGACCCGCAGGAGCGCGTGCGCTTCCACAATTTATTGTCCGACATCGGCGAAGACAAGACGGTGATCCTGTCGACCCACATCGTGTCCGACGTGGCCGACCTGTGCGCCAACATGGCCATCATCAACAAGGGCCATTTGCTGCTGTGCGGCAAGACCCAGGAACTCATCGATGAAGTCAGCTGCAAGATCTGGGCACGCTTTGTCGAAAAGAAAGAACTGGCCAGCTTCCAGCAGCGCCACGCCGTCATTTCCACGCGATTGCTATCAGGCCGCACCCTGATCCACGTCTACAGCGACGACGACCCGGGCGACGGCTTCGAGGAAGCCATCGGCGACCTGGAAGACCTGTATTTCGCCACCATTGCAGGGCGCCACCGCGTCGCCCCGCAGTGCGACTGA
- a CDS encoding catalase: protein MSQQPPFSTASGIPVADNQNSISAGPRGPLLLQDFHLIEKLQHFNRERIPERVVHAKGSGAYGTFTVTHDIARYTKAKLFSEVGKQTATFARFSTVGGERGSADTERDPRGFAVRFYTEEGNWDLVGNNTPMFFIKDPIKFPDFVHTQKRDPQSNLKSAEMMFDFWSHAPESLHQVTMLFSDRGTPDGYRHMDGFGSHTYSLINADGQRVYVKWHFKTRQGIKNLPASEAGRLAGLDPDYAQRDLFGAIERGDFPQWEVKLQVATQEQLDAWEQRTGWNPFDLTKVWPHADFPLLPVGIFELNRNPDNYHAEVEQAAFSPANAVPGMGYSPDKMLQGRLFAYHDAQLYRVGTNHQHLPVNAARCPFHNQQRDGSMAINNGGAAQNYANVAAAGTQPQGLGHGEGALALDGGAARYDGRGVEDDYTQAGNLFRLMSVQAKQNLFDNLAGPLSQVRAETLQRQLAHFDQADPAYGTGVRAALQARGVTL, encoded by the coding sequence ATGAGCCAACAGCCGCCATTCAGTACCGCCTCGGGCATCCCCGTCGCCGACAATCAGAATTCCATCAGCGCCGGCCCCCGCGGCCCCCTGCTGCTGCAAGATTTCCACCTGATCGAAAAACTCCAGCATTTCAACCGCGAGCGCATTCCCGAGCGCGTGGTGCACGCGAAAGGCTCGGGCGCCTATGGCACCTTTACCGTGACGCATGACATCGCGCGCTACACCAAGGCCAAGCTGTTCAGTGAAGTTGGCAAGCAGACGGCGACTTTCGCCCGCTTTTCCACCGTTGGCGGCGAACGCGGCAGTGCCGATACGGAACGCGACCCGCGCGGCTTTGCCGTGCGCTTCTATACGGAAGAAGGCAACTGGGATTTGGTAGGCAACAACACGCCGATGTTCTTCATCAAGGACCCGATCAAGTTCCCCGATTTCGTCCACACGCAAAAGCGCGATCCGCAAAGCAATCTGAAATCGGCCGAGATGATGTTCGATTTCTGGAGCCATGCGCCGGAAAGCCTGCACCAGGTCACCATGCTGTTCTCGGACCGCGGCACGCCGGACGGCTACCGTCATATGGATGGTTTCGGCAGTCACACGTATAGCCTGATCAATGCCGACGGCCAGCGCGTGTACGTGAAATGGCATTTCAAGACACGCCAGGGCATCAAGAATCTGCCTGCCTCGGAAGCGGGCCGCCTGGCCGGCCTTGATCCCGACTACGCCCAGCGCGACCTGTTCGGCGCCATCGAACGCGGTGATTTCCCGCAGTGGGAAGTCAAGCTGCAGGTGGCAACGCAGGAGCAGCTCGATGCATGGGAGCAGCGCACGGGCTGGAACCCGTTCGACCTGACGAAAGTGTGGCCGCATGCGGACTTCCCGCTGCTGCCGGTGGGTATTTTTGAGCTGAACCGCAACCCGGACAATTACCACGCGGAAGTCGAGCAGGCGGCCTTTTCGCCGGCTAATGCCGTGCCGGGCATGGGCTATTCGCCGGACAAGATGCTGCAAGGCCGGCTGTTCGCCTACCACGACGCCCAGCTTTACCGAGTCGGCACCAACCACCAGCATCTGCCCGTGAATGCGGCCCGCTGCCCCTTCCATAACCAGCAGCGCGACGGCAGCATGGCGATCAACAATGGCGGCGCGGCGCAGAATTACGCGAACGTGGCGGCGGCAGGCACACAGCCGCAAGGCCTGGGCCATGGCGAGGGGGCGCTGGCGCTCGATGGTGGCGCGGCGCGCTACGATGGGCGCGGCGTGGAAGACGATTACACGCAGGCCGGCAATTTGTTCCGTCTGATGTCCGTCCAGGCGAAACAGAACCTGTTCGACAACCTGGCCGGTCCCTTGAGCCAGGTGCGCGCAGAAACCTTGCAGCGTCAGCTGGCTCACTTCGACCAGGCCGACCCGGCCTATGGCACCGGCGTACGGGCAGCCTTGCAGGCGCGTGGCGTGACCCTGTAA
- the rplM gene encoding 50S ribosomal protein L13, whose protein sequence is MKTFSAKGHEVQRDWFVVDATDKVLGRVASEVALRLRGKHKPEFTPHVDTGDFIVVINAGKLRVTGTKATEKIYYRHSGYPGGIYETNFQKMQQRFPGRALEKAVKGMLPKGPLGYAMIKKLKVYAEGSHPHAAQQPKALVL, encoded by the coding sequence ATGAAAACATTTTCCGCTAAAGGACATGAAGTCCAGCGCGATTGGTTCGTGGTTGACGCGACGGACAAAGTCCTCGGACGTGTTGCCAGCGAAGTGGCACTCCGACTGCGCGGCAAACACAAACCAGAATTTACTCCTCACGTCGATACCGGCGACTTTATCGTCGTCATCAACGCAGGCAAACTGCGTGTGACCGGTACCAAAGCTACTGAGAAAATTTACTACCGTCACTCTGGCTATCCAGGCGGCATCTACGAAACCAACTTCCAGAAAATGCAACAGCGTTTTCCAGGTCGCGCGCTTGAGAAAGCGGTCAAGGGCATGCTGCCTAAAGGCCCACTCGGCTACGCAATGATCAAGAAGCTGAAAGTGTACGCGGAAGGTTCCCATCCGCACGCTGCTCAGCAACCTAAAGCACTTGTTCTCTAA
- a CDS encoding ATP-binding cassette domain-containing protein, protein MIEVKHLAKRFRMPPHKGKGVHVSDPREHDGWFHAVRDVSFSCAPGEVLGLLGPNGAGKTTTLRLLSTALQADAGSALVNGVDVLRQPLVARQSIGFLSGSTGLYGRLTARENVEYFGRLHGMPADKLKRRCDELFSLLQMEEYGGKRADQLSTGMKQKCAIARTVVHEPQVVILDEPTTGLDVMSAKILLDFIASYKALRVPLIFSTHHLHEVEKLCDRVCIINRGTTAFNGTVKELRHLGGSTDLYDAFVSVINQGA, encoded by the coding sequence ATGATTGAGGTCAAACACCTGGCAAAACGTTTCCGCATGCCGCCCCACAAGGGCAAGGGCGTGCACGTCAGCGATCCGCGCGAACATGATGGCTGGTTTCACGCCGTGCGCGACGTCAGTTTCAGCTGCGCCCCGGGCGAGGTGCTGGGCCTGCTGGGTCCGAACGGCGCTGGCAAGACCACCACCTTGCGCCTGCTGTCGACGGCCCTGCAGGCGGACGCCGGCAGCGCCCTCGTCAACGGCGTCGATGTGCTGCGCCAGCCGCTGGTGGCGCGCCAGAGCATCGGTTTCCTCTCCGGTTCGACGGGCTTGTATGGCCGCCTGACGGCGCGCGAAAACGTCGAGTACTTTGGCCGCTTGCATGGCATGCCGGCCGACAAGCTGAAACGCCGCTGCGATGAGCTGTTTTCCCTGCTGCAAATGGAGGAATACGGCGGCAAGCGGGCCGATCAGTTGTCGACGGGCATGAAACAGAAGTGCGCGATCGCCCGCACCGTCGTGCATGAGCCGCAGGTGGTGATCCTCGATGAGCCGACGACAGGCCTCGATGTGATGTCGGCCAAGATCCTGCTCGACTTTATCGCCAGTTACAAGGCGCTGCGCGTGCCACTGATCTTTTCCACGCACCACCTGCACGAGGTGGAAAAGCTGTGCGACCGCGTCTGCATCATCAACCGCGGTACCACCGCTTTCAATGGCACAGTCAAGGAACTGCGCCACCTGGGCGGCAGTACCGATCTGTACGACGCCTTTGTCAGCGTCATCAACCAGGGAGCCTGA
- a CDS encoding M1 family aminopeptidase: MFAIARFEARQRLKLLSTWVYFAMFLALAMLWMAAAGGVFKEASISFGGKFLINAPRSLAFTCSLLGCFGAVVVAAMMGRSVQQDFEYGMQHFFFSAPIKKYQYVFGRFLGAYLVLAVVFSSIIIGAWLGAWLPGIDPERLGPQRALAYLMPYVFTLLPNLFIFGAIFFVIAALTRRMLPVYISSVVMLIGYLVAPSLARDLDYKTLAALIDPFGTTALIRLTEYWPNAERNTRLVTLEGVYLLNRAIWSGFALVALLLGYWRFQFHATTDAGASKRRSDGDVPLRMSNASLSTQEAPDFAQRNLAALLVKMSWLNLRETIKNIYFVVIVLAGVLTMYGGALDMGSIYGTNTYPVTEKVLEMVSASFALFMLIITTFYAGELVWRERETSIHLMLDALPVPNWLPLLSKLFALIGLQALLSLVIMLCGMSIQVFKGYYRLDPGLYLESLFLSHLPYYALIAVLAIFLQVVINHKYLAYFAMILYHIASISFASLGLGDPLLLYGSTPDFVYSAMNGAGHYVLRERWYLLYWSGAAVMLAVLSLLFWPRGAHDSWRIRLRLARHGLTQGVLASFAGGALIFVGAGGVLFYVFHVANDYKSEFSRDADRASAERQYRKFAATPQPRITDVKLDVAIYPAQRSLAVTGRYMLQNKTSLPISHIFVQQDPTSTMRLRFDARVHPGLDDSKLGFYSYRLAAPLAPGASLGLDFDISYAPRGIFGLGQDTPVVANGTFFTNAVLPHIGYQPQLELTDPRDRKKHGLPARERALPRDDARGLADNYVSIDADRINFDATVSTVDGQTAIAPGMLDNDWIAKGRHYFHYTMDQPILNFYAFQSARYAVRHERWQDVAIDVYYHPGHEYNLDRFVRGSKEALEYYTKNFGPYQHKVLRIVEFPRYATFAQSFPNTIPYSEGLGFIAKVDDKNPKDLDYPFYVTAHEVAHQWWAHQLVGGNTRGATVLSETLAEYSALMVMKKTTGPAKMRRFLRYDLNQYLMGRSEERKKELPLAENENQTYIHYNKGSLAMYLLQDIIGEDKVNGVLRELLKTYGQKGPPYASVTALINGLRKVTPPEQAYLIDDLFEKIVLFDNRALSATAIKRSDGKYAVTLKVQASKLTAGEQGEEHDAPLHDWIEIGVDDANGYPLLRERLRMTAREASYTVIVSSRPGKAGIDPDNKLIDRKPDDNMVTVELEEP, translated from the coding sequence ATGTTTGCCATCGCCCGCTTTGAAGCGCGACAGCGGCTCAAGCTGCTGTCCACCTGGGTGTATTTTGCCATGTTCCTGGCCCTGGCCATGCTGTGGATGGCTGCCGCCGGCGGCGTCTTCAAGGAAGCGAGCATCAGTTTTGGCGGCAAGTTCCTGATCAACGCGCCCCGCTCGCTGGCGTTCACGTGCAGCCTGCTGGGCTGCTTTGGCGCCGTGGTGGTGGCCGCCATGATGGGCCGCTCGGTACAGCAGGATTTCGAATACGGCATGCAGCATTTCTTCTTCAGCGCGCCGATCAAAAAATATCAGTATGTATTTGGCCGTTTCCTCGGCGCCTACCTGGTACTGGCCGTGGTGTTTTCCAGCATCATCATCGGCGCCTGGCTCGGCGCCTGGCTGCCCGGCATCGACCCGGAGCGCCTGGGGCCGCAGCGCGCGCTGGCCTACCTGATGCCCTACGTGTTTACCCTGCTGCCCAACCTGTTCATCTTCGGCGCCATCTTCTTCGTCATCGCCGCCCTGACGCGGCGCATGCTGCCTGTGTACATCAGCTCGGTGGTGATGCTGATCGGCTATCTGGTGGCGCCCTCGCTGGCGCGCGACCTCGACTACAAGACCCTGGCCGCCCTGATCGACCCCTTCGGCACCACGGCACTGATACGCCTGACGGAATACTGGCCGAACGCGGAGCGCAACACGCGCCTGGTGACCTTGGAGGGCGTGTATTTGCTGAACCGCGCCATCTGGTCCGGCTTCGCCCTGGTGGCCTTGCTGCTCGGCTATTGGCGCTTCCAGTTCCACGCCACGACGGACGCGGGCGCCAGCAAGCGCCGCAGCGATGGCGACGTGCCGCTGCGCATGTCGAACGCCTCGCTGTCCACGCAAGAAGCGCCGGACTTCGCGCAGCGCAACCTGGCCGCCTTGCTCGTCAAGATGAGCTGGCTGAACCTGCGCGAAACCATCAAGAACATTTATTTTGTCGTCATCGTGCTGGCCGGCGTGCTGACCATGTATGGCGGCGCGCTCGACATGGGTTCCATCTACGGCACGAATACCTATCCGGTGACGGAAAAAGTGCTGGAAATGGTCAGCGCCTCGTTCGCCCTGTTCATGCTGATCATTACCACCTTCTACGCGGGAGAGCTGGTGTGGCGCGAACGCGAGACCAGCATCCACCTGATGCTCGACGCCCTGCCCGTGCCGAACTGGCTGCCGCTGCTGTCAAAGCTGTTCGCCCTGATCGGCCTGCAAGCACTGTTGAGCCTGGTCATCATGCTGTGCGGCATGTCGATCCAGGTCTTCAAGGGCTATTACCGCCTCGATCCCGGCCTGTACCTGGAATCGCTGTTCCTGTCGCACTTGCCCTACTACGCTCTGATCGCCGTGCTGGCCATCTTTTTGCAGGTGGTGATCAATCACAAGTATCTGGCGTATTTCGCCATGATTCTGTACCACATCGCCAGCATCAGCTTTGCCTCGCTGGGCCTGGGCGACCCGCTGCTGCTGTACGGCAGCACACCGGATTTTGTGTATTCGGCCATGAACGGCGCCGGCCACTATGTGTTGCGCGAGCGCTGGTACTTGCTGTACTGGAGCGGCGCGGCCGTCATGCTGGCGGTGCTGTCGCTGCTGTTCTGGCCTCGCGGCGCGCACGATAGCTGGCGCATCCGGCTGCGCCTGGCGCGCCACGGCCTGACGCAGGGCGTGCTGGCCAGCTTTGCCGGCGGCGCCCTGATTTTCGTCGGCGCAGGCGGCGTGCTGTTCTACGTCTTCCACGTGGCCAACGATTACAAATCCGAATTTTCCCGCGATGCGGACCGCGCCAGTGCCGAGCGCCAGTACCGCAAGTTTGCCGCCACGCCGCAGCCGAGAATCACCGACGTGAAACTCGACGTGGCCATCTATCCGGCGCAGCGCAGCCTGGCCGTCACGGGCCGCTATATGCTGCAAAACAAGACCAGCTTGCCGATCAGCCACATTTTTGTGCAGCAAGACCCCACTTCCACCATGCGGCTGCGTTTCGATGCGCGCGTACATCCCGGCCTCGATGACAGCAAGCTGGGCTTTTACAGCTACCGCCTGGCCGCGCCGCTGGCGCCGGGCGCCAGCCTGGGCCTCGATTTCGACATTTCCTATGCGCCGCGCGGCATCTTCGGCCTGGGCCAGGACACGCCCGTGGTGGCAAACGGCACCTTCTTCACGAATGCCGTGCTGCCGCACATCGGCTACCAGCCGCAGCTGGAATTGACGGACCCGCGCGACCGCAAGAAACACGGCTTGCCGGCGCGCGAACGGGCCTTGCCGCGCGACGATGCACGGGGACTGGCAGACAATTACGTCAGCATTGACGCCGACCGCATCAACTTTGACGCCACCGTCAGCACCGTCGACGGCCAGACGGCCATTGCGCCGGGCATGCTGGACAATGACTGGATCGCCAAGGGCCGCCATTACTTCCATTACACAATGGACCAGCCGATCCTGAATTTCTACGCGTTCCAGTCGGCCCGCTACGCCGTCAGGCATGAGCGCTGGCAGGATGTGGCCATCGACGTGTATTACCATCCTGGCCATGAATACAACCTCGATCGTTTCGTGCGTGGCAGCAAGGAAGCGCTTGAGTACTACACGAAAAACTTTGGTCCCTACCAGCACAAGGTCCTGCGCATCGTCGAATTCCCCCGCTACGCCACGTTTGCGCAATCGTTCCCGAACACGATTCCGTACTCGGAAGGCCTGGGCTTCATCGCCAAGGTAGACGACAAAAATCCGAAAGACCTCGACTATCCGTTCTACGTCACGGCGCATGAAGTGGCGCACCAGTGGTGGGCGCATCAATTGGTGGGCGGCAACACGCGCGGCGCCACCGTGCTCAGCGAAACACTGGCCGAGTATTCGGCCCTGATGGTCATGAAAAAAACCACGGGGCCGGCAAAGATGCGCCGCTTCCTGCGCTATGACCTGAATCAATACCTGATGGGGCGCAGCGAAGAACGCAAGAAGGAACTGCCGCTGGCCGAGAATGAAAACCAGACCTACATCCATTACAACAAGGGCAGCCTGGCCATGTATTTGCTGCAGGACATCATCGGCGAAGACAAGGTCAACGGCGTGCTGCGCGAGCTGCTGAAGACTTACGGCCAGAAGGGGCCGCCGTATGCGAGCGTGACGGCGCTGATCAACGGCTTGCGCAAGGTCACGCCGCCCGAGCAGGCTTACCTGATCGACGATCTGTTCGAGAAAATCGTGCTGTTTGACAACCGCGCCCTGTCGGCCACGGCCATCAAACGCAGCGATGGCAAGTATGCAGTCACCCTCAAGGTGCAGGCGAGCAAGTTGACGGCCGGCGAACAAGGAGAGGAACACGACGCCCCCCTGCACGACTGGATCGAGATCGGCGTCGACGATGCGAATGGCTATCCGCTGCTGCGCGAACGCCTGCGCATGACGGCCCGTGAAGCGAGCTATACCGTCATCGTCAGCAGCCGGCCCGGCAAGGCGGGCATCGATCCCGACAACAAGCTGATCGACCGCAAGCCGGACGACAATATGGTCACCGTCGAGCTCGAAGAACCGTGA
- a CDS encoding OsmC family protein encodes MECKVSWNGPSGMSFRAETGSGHMVTMDGAPDGGGHNLAPRPMEMVLLGTGGCTAYDVVLILKRGREAVSGCEVSLKAERADTDPKVFTKIHFHFTVRGKALKPAAVERAVSLSHDKYCSASIMLAKTAEITHSFEIIEE; translated from the coding sequence ATGGAATGCAAAGTCAGCTGGAATGGCCCGTCGGGCATGAGTTTTCGGGCAGAAACCGGTTCCGGCCACATGGTGACCATGGATGGCGCGCCCGATGGCGGCGGCCACAACCTGGCGCCACGCCCCATGGAAATGGTCTTGCTGGGCACGGGCGGCTGCACCGCCTATGACGTGGTGCTGATCCTGAAACGGGGGCGCGAAGCCGTCAGTGGCTGCGAAGTGAGCCTGAAGGCCGAGCGCGCCGACACCGATCCGAAAGTATTTACCAAGATCCACTTCCATTTCACCGTGCGGGGCAAGGCCCTGAAACCGGCGGCCGTGGAACGGGCCGTTTCGTTGTCACACGACAAATATTGCTCGGCGTCGATCATGCTGGCCAAGACGGCGGAAATCACGCACTCGTTCGAAATCATCGAGGAATAA
- the rpsI gene encoding 30S ribosomal protein S9, producing the protein MIGNYNYGTGRRKSAVARVFIKVGTGLIVVNGKPANEYFSRETGLMVIRQPLELTGNVERFDIKVNVHGGGESGQAGAVRHGITRALIDYDAALKPELAKAGFVTRDAREVERKKVGLRKARRAKQFSKR; encoded by the coding sequence ATGATCGGTAATTACAATTATGGAACCGGCCGTCGCAAAAGTGCAGTGGCTCGGGTTTTTATCAAAGTTGGCACAGGCTTGATCGTTGTTAACGGCAAACCAGCAAACGAATACTTTTCGCGCGAAACGGGTCTGATGGTCATCCGTCAACCACTGGAACTGACCGGCAATGTCGAGCGTTTCGACATCAAAGTCAACGTCCATGGCGGCGGTGAGTCGGGCCAGGCTGGTGCAGTTCGTCACGGCATCACCCGCGCTCTGATCGACTACGATGCAGCGTTGAAACCGGAACTGGCTAAAGCCGGCTTCGTTACCCGCGATGCACGTGAAGTCGAGCGTAAAAAAGTTGGTCTGCGCAAAGCACGTCGCGCAAAGCAATTCTCGAAGCGTTAA